One region of Alosa sapidissima isolate fAloSap1 chromosome 1, fAloSap1.pri, whole genome shotgun sequence genomic DNA includes:
- the chmp3 gene encoding charged multivesicular body protein 3 encodes MGLFGKTSEKPPKDLINEWSLKIRKEMRVIDRQIRDIQREQEKVKRSIKDAAKKGQKDVCVVLAKEMIQSKRAVSKLYASKAQMNSILLSMKNQLSLLRVAGALQKSTEVMKAMQNLVKIPEIQATMRELSKEMMKAGIIEEMLEDTFEGMEDEEEMEEEAEAEVDKILFEITAGALGKAPSKVTDALPEPEPQGATAASEEEEEEEDIEEMQTRLAALRS; translated from the exons ATGGGACTATTTGGTAAAACGTCGGAAAAGCCACCTAAGGACCTT atCAACGAGTGGTCCCTGAAGATCCGCAAGGAGATGCGCGTCATCGACCGACAGATCCGAG ataTCCAGCGTGAGCAGGAGAAGGTCAAGCGCTCTATTAAGGACGCGGCTAAGAAGGGGcagaaggatgtgtgtgtggtgctggccAAAGAGATGATCCAGTCCAAGAGGGCCGTCAGCAAGCTCTACGCCTCCAAAGCACAGATGAACTCCATCCTGCTCAGCATGAAGAACcagctct cgcTGCTGAGAGTAGCAGGTGCTCTACAGAAGAGTACAGAGGTGATGAAGGCCATGCAGAACCTGGTGAAGATTCCTGAGATACAGGCCACCATGCGGGAACTCTCCAAGGAGatgatgaag gcgggcATCATCGAGGAGATGCTCGAGGACACGTTTGAGGGgatggaggatgaggaggagatggaggaggaagcTGAGGCCGAAGTGGACAAGATCCTGTTTGAAATCACAGCAG gtgcgCTGGGTAAAGCCCCCAGCAAGGTGACCGATGCACtaccagagcctgaaccccaGGGGGCGACAGCAGcgtcggaggaggaggaggaagaggaagacatcGAGGAGATGCAGACGAGACTAGCTGCTCTACGaagctga